Part of the Cupriavidus basilensis genome is shown below.
TCCCTTGTCTGGTCTATTCCGCGCTAGTGCGCCGTCTGTTCGCATAGCGGGCACACCCGGATCAACAAGGGTGCGTTTTCCATTTCGGCGAGCGCATCGCTATCGTCGGAGGCGACGGTGCACTTGCATTTGCGCGCCGCGCTTGCGGGCTCGCCGCGGGCGTTCGCCGGCAGTACGGCGTAACGAACGCCGAGCTGCACGCGCCGCTCCCAGTCGCCTTGCGGATCCAGCGTCAGCAGCCACAAGCGGGTCTGGATCGACCAATGCCTGACGGTTTCACTTTTGATCCCCAGGCGCCGCGCCGCTTCGGCGACCGACATCTGCTGGGAGGCCAGGTTGAAGAAGGCTTCCGCCTTGTCCTCCAGCCTGAGCCGCGCCATGGGCGTGCCGGTGAGCCGGCTGAAGCGCTGGCGGCAACCGGCGCAATGAAAGAGCGGCAGGCTGCTGCCATCGGTACCGTCATAGGTCGACTTGCCGGCCCGGCAGCGCGGGCATTGCGGCGGCCGCTGGCTGGCGCTGTGCAGCCTGCGCCATGCGGACAGCAGGAACGCTGTCAGGTCGGCATCGCAGACGCCCGCCGCGCCGCTCGCCCGCACATGGATCAGCGTCGTGGCACGGCGCAGGTCGTCCGCATGGGGATACACGTTCGCGCGGCTGGCGGTGGGGTCTACCTCGGCTCGAGTGGGTCGTGGCTGCTGAAATCTGCTCATATCGTCGGCGCGGGTAGATCCGGCCGTGACGCCGTGGACCCCGGGGCTTGCGCCCTGGTCGTAAAATCCCGCTAACCCGTGCTCCGGGAGCGATGAAATTGCGCCGATTCTATGTGGATTGGCCGCCGCCGAGTACTGTGATTGATCACAGTAGGACTCTAGGGCTTGATGATGCCGGCGGACGCGGCCTTGACGACCGCTTCGATGCGGGTGGCGACGCCAAGTTTCTGGCGGGCGTTGTCAATGTGGAAGTCGACCGTGCGCTTGGACAGGCCCAGGATGGTCGCGATCTCGCCCGAGGTCTTGCCGCGCGCCGACCAAGCCAGCGCTTCCACCTCGCGCTCGCTGAGCTGCACGGCCGGCAGGCCCGGGCGTGTGCGCGCAACCCGCGCGAGGCGAGCCTCGACAATGCTGGACAGTATGTCGAAATCGACCGGTTTGGTCACATAGTCGTCGGCCCCGAGCCTGCGCCCCCTGAGTTCGGCCTCGCGCTGCGCCAGCGCCGTGAGGAACACGAAGGGCATGTCGGCAAAGCGTGGCGCCAGCGAGGTGATCTTCTCCAGCAGTTCGAAGCCGGTCATCACTGGCATACTCACGTCGCAAAGGACGAGGTCCGGTGTGTCGCGCAGAATGGCGGCAAAACCTTGCTGGCCGTCGTGTGCGATGCTCACGGCAAAGCCCCGCTCGATCAACTCTTCGGCGATCAGCGCGGCCGTTTCGGCATCGTCCTCGATGCAGAGGATCTTCCGGCGGGCATCGGTCATGGTGGTCCTTGGTGGCGGCGGCGAGCCGCGTCTTGCGGCCCGCCGAGGTACAGCGTAGCGAAATTCAGGATAAAAGTCTTATGAATCACTCGATTCGTCCGGCGCCCGCCAGCCGGCGAGTGCGTCGCGGCCTGGGGCGGCGCCTGGTCGGGCTGCCGGATTCAGTGCCCATGCTCAGGCCGATTCGCGTCCGGCTGTCGCTTGTGTTCGTGCTGTTCCTGCTGCTGGTGGTGGGGGTGGGCCTGTTCGGCATCAACCGGCTCAGCAACTTTCACAGCGTGTCGGCGCAGATCAGCGGCCGCTGGCTGCTGAGCAACCGCATCCTGGGCGACCTCAACAATTATATTTCGGACTACCGCGCGTTCGAGGGCGACGCGCTGATCGCGACGACGCGCGCCGACCTGCGCGCGGCCGAGGGGCAGATCAGCAGGCTGGACGATGTGATCAAGGAGGTCGAGGCCCGCTATGGCAAGATCGAGCACGATCCGGCCGAGCTGGCGCTCTACGAACAGTTCATGGCGCAGTGGTCGGCTTACCGGCAACTGGTCGATCGCGTGGTCTCGCTGGCCCACCAGAAGGACACGACGCAGGCCGTGGCGCTTTATCGCGGCGAGTCGCGCCGCGCCTTCGAGCAGGCCAACGGCACGCTGGGCGTGCTGACCGAGCGCAACGTCGTCGGCGCCGCGCAGGCAACCGAGCGCGAGGCGGATGCCTATCACGAGGCCCGGCAACTGATTGCCGGCGCCATCCTGGTGTCGGGCTTCCTCGTGATCGCGGCGGTGATCTATCTGGTCAGGGCCGTGTCGAATCCCATCGCGGGGCTGGTCGAGCGCATGCACCGCATCATGGACAACGATCCTCACGTGGAGATCCCCGGCGCCGGGCGCAAGGATGAGATCGGTGAAATCGCCCGCGCCGTGGTGCGCTTTCGCGACAACACGATCGAACTGGAGCGCAGCAAGGCGGCGCTGGCCGCCCAGACCACGATGCTGCTGGACACGCTGGAAAACGAGCGGCGACTGGCGGTGCTCCAGCGCAATTTCGTCTCGATGGCCTCGCACGAGTTTCGCACGCCGCTCAA
Proteins encoded:
- a CDS encoding sensor histidine kinase; translated protein: MNHSIRPAPASRRVRRGLGRRLVGLPDSVPMLRPIRVRLSLVFVLFLLLVVGVGLFGINRLSNFHSVSAQISGRWLLSNRILGDLNNYISDYRAFEGDALIATTRADLRAAEGQISRLDDVIKEVEARYGKIEHDPAELALYEQFMAQWSAYRQLVDRVVSLAHQKDTTQAVALYRGESRRAFEQANGTLGVLTERNVVGAAQATEREADAYHEARQLIAGAILVSGFLVIAAVIYLVRAVSNPIAGLVERMHRIMDNDPHVEIPGAGRKDEIGEIARAVVRFRDNTIELERSKAALAAQTTMLLDTLENERRLAVLQRNFVSMASHEFRTPLNVIDGHAQRLMRMKEAPTAEVLGERCGRIRVAVRRMTNLIDHLLDTSQLLDGGRLATLQGVDFSLTLLMHEVCEMHRESSPTAVIEEIVEPGVNEIFHGDAKLLFQAFSNLVGNAIKYSPAGTPVTVHVSGGADMIRVSVSDRGLGIPDKDREHIFERFVRGGNVAGTAGAGVGLYLVKLAVDLHQGEVLVTSKEGQGSSFVVRLPRVAAAG
- a CDS encoding DUF746 domain-containing protein, producing MSRFQQPRPTRAEVDPTASRANVYPHADDLRRATTLIHVRASGAAGVCDADLTAFLLSAWRRLHSASQRPPQCPRCRAGKSTYDGTDGSSLPLFHCAGCRQRFSRLTGTPMARLRLEDKAEAFFNLASQQMSVAEAARRLGIKSETVRHWSIQTRLWLLTLDPQGDWERRVQLGVRYAVLPANARGEPASAARKCKCTVASDDSDALAEMENAPLLIRVCPLCEQTAH
- a CDS encoding response regulator transcription factor; the protein is MTDARRKILCIEDDAETAALIAEELIERGFAVSIAHDGQQGFAAILRDTPDLVLCDVSMPVMTGFELLEKITSLAPRFADMPFVFLTALAQREAELRGRRLGADDYVTKPVDFDILSSIVEARLARVARTRPGLPAVQLSEREVEALAWSARGKTSGEIATILGLSKRTVDFHIDNARQKLGVATRIEAVVKAASAGIIKP